From Polaribacter butkevichii, a single genomic window includes:
- a CDS encoding FtsW/RodA/SpoVE family cell cycle protein: MKTIFKYIKGDRTIWAIVAILAIFSFMPVYSASTNLVYVVGSGSSLGYLMKHILLLIMGFAIIYGVHKVPYRYFSGGSVIMLPVIIFLLIYTLSQGTTIGGANASRWIRIGGIGFQTSTLAGLVLMVYVARYLSRNKDKIISFKESLWQLWLPVAAILMLILPANFSTSAIIFVMILILTFLGGYPVKYLGFIMGAGVGLLLLFILAAKAFPDAMPNRVQTWQNRIESFSDNEGKEAYQVEKAKIAIAMGQTFGVGPGKSIQKNFLPQSTSDFIYAIIVEEYGLVGGFLIVSIYFILLFRIFVVIRKTTTIFGTLLVLGVGLPIIFQASINMAVATNLFPVTGQTLPLISSGGTSIWMTCFALGMILSVSASKEETEEDILDDNPLDILHEALD, from the coding sequence GTGAAAACCATTTTTAAATACATAAAAGGAGATCGAACCATTTGGGCAATTGTTGCTATTTTGGCTATATTCTCATTTATGCCGGTATATAGCGCAAGTACAAACTTGGTTTATGTAGTTGGGTCTGGTTCTTCTTTAGGATATTTGATGAAGCATATTCTGTTGTTAATTATGGGGTTTGCTATTATTTATGGTGTACACAAAGTACCTTATAGATATTTTTCTGGTGGTTCTGTAATTATGCTTCCTGTAATTATCTTTTTATTGATTTACACATTGTCTCAAGGAACAACTATTGGGGGGGCAAATGCAAGTAGATGGATTAGAATTGGTGGTATTGGTTTTCAAACATCTACCTTGGCAGGTTTGGTTCTAATGGTTTATGTAGCAAGATATTTATCTAGAAACAAGGATAAAATAATAAGTTTTAAAGAAAGTTTATGGCAGTTGTGGTTGCCTGTTGCAGCTATTTTAATGTTAATTTTACCAGCAAACTTTTCTACATCAGCCATTATTTTTGTAATGATTTTAATCTTAACTTTTCTAGGAGGATATCCGGTTAAGTATTTAGGTTTTATAATGGGAGCGGGAGTTGGTTTGTTGTTGCTTTTTATTTTAGCAGCAAAAGCTTTTCCGGATGCCATGCCAAATAGGGTGCAGACTTGGCAAAATAGAATTGAGAGTTTTTCTGATAATGAAGGTAAAGAAGCATATCAGGTAGAAAAGGCAAAAATAGCTATTGCTATGGGGCAAACTTTTGGTGTAGGACCTGGTAAGAGCATTCAAAAAAACTTTTTACCTCAGTCTACTTCCGATTTTATTTACGCAATTATTGTAGAAGAATACGGTTTGGTTGGTGGTTTTTTAATTGTGTCTATCTATTTTATTCTGTTGTTCAGAATTTTTGTAGTCATTAGAAAAACAACTACAATTTTTGGCACGTTATTAGTGTTAGGAGTTGGGTTGCCTATTATTTTTCAGGCATCCATAAATATGGCGGTTGCAACCAATTTATTTCCTGTAACAGGGCAAACTTTACCATTAATAAGTAGTGGTGGTACTTCTATTTGGATGACGTGTTTTGCTTTAGGAATGATTTTAAGTGTAAGCGCATCAAAAGAAGAAACAGAAGAAGATATTTTAGATGATAACCCTTTAGACATACTTCATGAAGCACTCGATTAA
- the murG gene encoding undecaprenyldiphospho-muramoylpentapeptide beta-N-acetylglucosaminyltransferase, whose amino-acid sequence MKHSINILISGGGTGGHIYPAIAIANELKLRYPDAKFLFVGAKDKMEMEKVPQAGYEIKGLWISGIQRKLTIANLSFPFKLMSSLWNASKIIRKFKPDIAIGTGGFASGPTLIMANRKGIPTLIQEQNSFPGITNKLLSKKANKICVAYDHLERFFPADKIVKTGNPVRQDLLSIHAKTAEGKAFFKLDESKKTILVLGGSLGARKINQLVETNLGFFKKQGIQVIWQCGKLYFEEYKKYNEIDGVQVHQFLNRMDFAYAASDIIISRAGASSVSELCIVGKPVIFIPSPNVSEDHQTKNAKSIADKHGAILLKESELETFPIVFETLIKDQGKQDHLAENINELALPGATTDIVNEVEKLLKK is encoded by the coding sequence ATGAAGCACTCGATTAACATACTAATTTCAGGGGGAGGAACAGGAGGACACATCTATCCTGCAATTGCAATTGCAAACGAATTAAAGTTGCGTTATCCAGATGCAAAATTTTTGTTTGTAGGTGCAAAAGATAAAATGGAGATGGAAAAGGTGCCGCAAGCGGGGTATGAAATTAAAGGATTGTGGATTTCTGGTATTCAAAGAAAGTTAACTATAGCTAATTTATCGTTTCCTTTTAAGTTGATGAGTAGTTTGTGGAATGCATCAAAGATTATTAGAAAATTTAAACCAGATATTGCTATTGGTACTGGTGGTTTTGCTAGCGGACCAACATTGATAATGGCAAATAGAAAAGGAATTCCGACGTTGATACAAGAACAGAATTCTTTTCCTGGAATTACGAATAAATTATTAAGCAAAAAGGCAAATAAAATTTGTGTTGCTTATGATCATTTAGAACGCTTTTTTCCTGCGGATAAAATTGTAAAAACAGGTAACCCTGTTCGGCAAGATTTGCTGTCAATTCATGCCAAAACAGCAGAGGGTAAAGCTTTTTTTAAATTAGATGAAAGTAAGAAAACGATTTTAGTTTTAGGAGGAAGTTTAGGAGCTAGAAAAATAAATCAACTGGTAGAAACAAACTTAGGTTTTTTTAAAAAACAAGGAATTCAGGTTATTTGGCAATGTGGTAAATTGTATTTTGAAGAATACAAAAAGTACAATGAAATAGATGGTGTACAAGTACATCAGTTTTTAAATAGAATGGATTTTGCGTATGCCGCATCTGATATTATTATTTCTAGAGCAGGTGCAAGTTCGGTTTCAGAATTATGTATTGTTGGTAAGCCAGTTATATTTATTCCATCGCCTAATGTGTCGGAAGATCATCAAACTAAAAACGCAAAGTCAATTGCAGATAAACATGGTGCAATTTTGTTAAAAGAGAGTGAGTTAGAAACGTTTCCAATAGTTTTTGAAACATTGATAAAAGATCAAGGAAAACAAGATCATTTAGCAGAAAATATAAACGAATTAGCGCTTCCGGGTGCAACAACAGATATTGTTAACGAAGTAGAAAAATTATTAAAAAAGTGA
- the murC gene encoding UDP-N-acetylmuramate--L-alanine ligase → MNLNNIHNVFFVGIGGIGMSAIARYFATNGKKVAGYDKTPSQITLDLEELGVEIHFEDAVKNIPISFLNTKKTLVVYTPAISKTNVELNYFLENDFSVLKRSEILGRITETTFCLAVAGTHGKTTTSAILGHIMAEANATSFLGGIAENYNSNLILGEDKISVVEADEFDRSFLKLSPNIACVTSMDADHLDIYGDAEALNESFVEFANKVSGTLIVAKGLPLKGLTYAVNKAADYAALNLKIESGTYVFDVKTPSSEIKNIEFHLPGQHNVMNALAALAMADVYGISLENIKQRLSSFKGVKRRFSYKIKTNNFVLIDDYAHHPTAINAVESSIREMYPDEKVLVVFQPHLFSRTKDFIEDFALALSKFDEVLLLDIYPAREEPITGVDSEWLLNKIDCKNKNLTKKNNLVKDIKNSSAKVVVMLGAGDIGVMVNEVTNELLKTTNSYD, encoded by the coding sequence GTGAATTTAAACAATATACATAACGTCTTTTTTGTCGGTATTGGTGGCATAGGAATGAGCGCAATTGCCCGTTACTTTGCTACGAATGGAAAAAAAGTGGCTGGTTATGATAAAACTCCTTCTCAAATCACTTTAGATTTAGAGGAATTAGGAGTTGAAATTCATTTTGAAGATGCTGTAAAAAATATTCCTATTTCATTTTTAAATACCAAAAAAACATTGGTGGTTTATACGCCTGCAATCTCTAAAACTAATGTAGAATTAAATTATTTTTTAGAGAATGATTTTTCGGTTTTAAAAAGATCAGAAATTTTAGGAAGAATCACAGAAACTACCTTTTGTTTAGCTGTTGCAGGTACGCACGGTAAAACAACTACTTCTGCTATTTTAGGACATATTATGGCAGAAGCAAATGCAACTTCTTTTTTAGGAGGAATTGCAGAAAATTATAATTCTAACCTAATTTTAGGTGAAGATAAAATTAGTGTTGTGGAGGCAGATGAGTTTGATCGATCTTTCTTAAAATTGAGTCCAAATATTGCTTGTGTAACTTCTATGGATGCCGATCATTTAGATATTTATGGAGATGCAGAAGCATTGAATGAGTCTTTTGTAGAGTTTGCAAACAAAGTTTCTGGAACCTTAATTGTTGCAAAAGGGTTGCCTTTAAAAGGATTAACGTATGCAGTTAATAAAGCGGCAGATTATGCGGCTTTAAATTTAAAAATTGAAAGCGGAACATATGTTTTTGATGTGAAAACACCATCATCAGAAATTAAAAATATTGAATTTCATTTACCAGGGCAGCATAATGTTATGAATGCTTTAGCGGCTTTGGCAATGGCAGATGTTTATGGGATATCATTAGAAAACATCAAACAACGTTTGTCTAGTTTTAAAGGGGTTAAGCGTAGGTTTTCTTATAAAATTAAAACAAATAATTTTGTGCTGATTGATGATTATGCACATCACCCAACGGCAATAAATGCAGTTGAAAGTTCTATAAGAGAAATGTACCCGGATGAAAAAGTGTTGGTTGTTTTTCAGCCTCATTTATTTTCTAGAACAAAAGATTTTATTGAAGATTTTGCCTTGGCGTTATCTAAATTTGATGAAGTTTTGTTGTTAGACATTTATCCTGCAAGAGAAGAACCGATCACTGGAGTAGACTCTGAATGGTTATTAAATAAAATTGATTGTAAGAATAAAAATTTAACTAAAAAAAATAATTTAGTAAAAGATATTAAGAATTCATCGGCAAAAGTAGTGGTAATGTTAGGGGCAGGAGACATAGGTGTGATGGTTAATGAGGTAACAAATGAACTTTTAAAAACCACCAATAGTTATGATTAA
- a CDS encoding cell division protein FtsQ/DivIB, with protein MIKKFLKYISFLLLIVVLGILYSFSSARNSKKKVKDIVVEFEAGENHFLTHAMVNKLLIQNDSTVKNQAKSVINLYSLEKMVSKNPYVAHAAVFLTIGGTLKTIIKQRAPVARIMTKSDSYYIDKQGVKIPLSANYSARVLLVSGVKKEEEIKWILPLISFILQDSFLQKEVVGIEKFDDDDYQLAVRSGDYKIDLGKLTEMDVKFKKLKAFYNKAFKDKTIQNYKTINLKYHNQVVCAK; from the coding sequence ATGATTAAGAAGTTTTTAAAATATATCTCTTTCCTTTTATTGATAGTGGTTTTGGGGATTTTATATAGTTTTTCTTCTGCAAGAAATTCTAAGAAAAAGGTAAAAGATATTGTGGTAGAATTTGAAGCTGGAGAGAACCATTTTTTAACACATGCTATGGTTAATAAATTGTTAATACAAAATGATTCAACTGTGAAAAACCAAGCAAAATCTGTGATAAATTTATACAGTTTGGAAAAAATGGTTTCTAAAAATCCATATGTAGCACATGCAGCTGTATTTTTAACCATTGGGGGTACCTTAAAAACAATCATAAAACAGCGAGCACCTGTTGCAAGAATTATGACTAAAAGTGATTCTTATTATATTGATAAACAAGGAGTAAAAATACCTTTGTCTGCTAATTATTCGGCAAGAGTACTGTTGGTTTCTGGGGTTAAAAAAGAAGAAGAAATTAAATGGATATTACCATTAATATCCTTTATTTTGCAAGATAGTTTTTTGCAAAAAGAAGTGGTAGGAATTGAGAAATTTGATGATGATGATTATCAATTGGCCGTGAGAAGTGGAGATTATAAAATCGATTTAGGTAAATTAACCGAAATGGATGTAAAATTTAAGAAGTTAAAGGCGTTTTATAACAAAGCATTTAAAGATAAAACGATTCAGAATTATAAAACGATTAATTTAAAATATCACAACCAAGTTGTGTGCGCAAAATAA
- the ftsA gene encoding cell division protein FtsA codes for MENNKIAIGLDIGTTKIAAMIGRKNEYGKIEVIGIGKAKSLGVKRGVVSNITQTIQSIQQAVEEAESVSGVKIEEVVVGIAGQHIRSLHHSDYITRNNADEVIDENDIEDLVNQVHKLVMLPGEEIIHVLPQEFKVDSQADIKEPIGMYGGRLEANFHVVVGQVSSIRNIGRCVKSAGLGLSEITLEPLASASAVLSQEEKEAGVALIDIGGGTTDLAIFKDGIIRHTAVIPFGGNVITDDIKEGCSIIEKQAELLKIKFGSAWPGENKETEIVSIPGLRGREPKEITLKNLSKIIHARVQEIIEHVYLEIKNYGHETAKGKLIAGIVLTGGGAQLKHLRQLVEYITGMDARIGYPNEHLAGESDEILSSPAFATTVGLLMEGLEKQKAKEEKEVVEEVIEEVVDESLEQIIEEKPPVVEVKPTPKPKKKSFFEKFTEGLKDFLDNAE; via the coding sequence ATGGAGAACAATAAAATAGCAATTGGTTTAGATATTGGTACAACCAAAATCGCTGCAATGATTGGTCGCAAGAACGAATATGGTAAGATTGAGGTTATTGGTATTGGTAAAGCAAAAAGCTTAGGTGTAAAACGTGGTGTTGTAAGTAACATTACACAAACCATACAATCTATTCAGCAAGCGGTAGAAGAGGCAGAAAGTGTTTCTGGTGTTAAGATTGAAGAAGTTGTTGTGGGTATAGCTGGTCAGCATATTCGTAGTTTACATCATAGTGATTATATCACTAGAAATAATGCAGATGAAGTAATTGATGAAAACGATATTGAAGATTTAGTAAATCAAGTTCATAAATTGGTAATGTTACCTGGAGAAGAAATTATTCATGTATTACCACAAGAATTTAAAGTAGATTCTCAAGCAGACATTAAAGAACCAATTGGTATGTATGGCGGTCGTTTAGAGGCTAATTTTCATGTAGTGGTTGGGCAAGTTTCATCCATTAGAAATATTGGACGTTGTGTTAAAAGTGCAGGTTTAGGTTTAAGTGAAATTACATTAGAACCTTTAGCATCTGCCTCTGCAGTGTTAAGTCAAGAAGAAAAAGAAGCAGGTGTAGCGTTGATTGATATAGGTGGTGGAACAACAGATTTGGCTATTTTTAAAGACGGAATTATTAGACACACAGCTGTAATTCCTTTTGGCGGAAACGTAATTACTGATGATATAAAAGAAGGTTGTTCTATTATAGAAAAACAAGCAGAGTTATTAAAAATAAAATTTGGTTCTGCATGGCCAGGAGAAAATAAAGAAACAGAAATAGTTTCTATACCTGGGTTAAGAGGCAGAGAACCAAAAGAAATTACGCTTAAAAATTTATCGAAAATTATACATGCAAGAGTACAAGAAATTATAGAGCATGTGTATTTAGAAATTAAAAATTACGGACATGAAACTGCAAAAGGAAAATTAATTGCAGGAATTGTATTAACCGGTGGAGGTGCACAATTAAAGCATTTACGTCAGTTGGTAGAATACATAACAGGCATGGATGCAAGAATTGGATATCCAAATGAGCATTTGGCAGGGGAGTCCGATGAAATATTATCGAGTCCAGCTTTTGCTACAACAGTTGGATTATTGATGGAAGGCTTAGAAAAACAAAAGGCCAAAGAAGAAAAAGAAGTGGTAGAAGAGGTTATAGAGGAAGTTGTAGATGAAAGCCTAGAACAAATAATAGAAGAAAAACCACCGGTTGTTGAGGTAAAACCAACACCAAAACCAAAAAAGAAGTCGTTTTTTGAAAAGTTTACAGAAGGATTAAAAGATTTCTTAGACAACGCAGAGTAA
- the ftsZ gene encoding cell division protein FtsZ gives MSAEFDNISFDMPKTQSNTIKVIGVGGGGSNAVNHMFTQQIKGVDFVICNTDAQALENSPVPNKIQLGVSLTSGLGAGANPEVGEKAAKESMQEIQQMLNTQTKMVFITAGMGGGTGTGAAPIIAKIAKDMDILTVGIVTMPFAFEGRRRSKQAQTGIDQLRQNVDSLIVINNNKLREVYGNLGFKAGFSKADEVLSTASRGIAEVITHHYKQNIDLHDAKTVLSNSGTAIMGSAKEEGQTRAKTAIVKALDSPLLNDNKITGAKNVLLLIVSGTNEVTLDEIGEINDHIQDEAGYDANIIMGIGEDEELGDAIAVTIVATGFAADQQSTITNTEVKKIVHTLEDEQKATYDFSEKTVIKAPSLNEPLTNNVEQKIVHTLEEEVVEPKPSLVRTTNEIANMSVVYDEIPLETISEEDFVITDVTPVQEKQVTEEPKAMQPNLLFDLPLNPKAEVKDTKVNEIEVFEEEEVVFERKEVEKRYVLEDFDAKPTIGKSSGIVERKVVEEEIKFELKTRTPQVEINQIDTQSEEVSPLDLTITELQKRAEERRKKMKGFNYKFNDQMNKNIDEIERQPAYKRLGVNLDINSPISNTKTSIKQDADEIGLKSNNSFLHDNVD, from the coding sequence ATGAGCGCAGAATTCGATAACATTTCATTTGACATGCCTAAAACGCAATCTAACACAATTAAAGTAATTGGTGTTGGTGGTGGTGGTAGCAACGCAGTAAACCACATGTTTACGCAACAGATTAAAGGAGTAGACTTTGTAATTTGTAACACAGATGCACAGGCTTTAGAAAATAGCCCTGTTCCTAATAAAATTCAATTAGGAGTAAGCTTAACATCTGGTTTAGGTGCAGGAGCAAATCCAGAAGTTGGAGAGAAAGCTGCTAAAGAAAGCATGCAAGAAATACAGCAAATGTTAAATACCCAAACAAAAATGGTGTTTATTACTGCTGGTATGGGAGGAGGTACAGGTACAGGAGCCGCTCCAATAATAGCCAAAATAGCAAAGGATATGGATATCCTTACTGTAGGTATTGTTACCATGCCTTTTGCTTTTGAAGGCAGAAGACGTTCTAAACAAGCTCAAACAGGAATCGATCAATTGCGCCAAAATGTTGATTCTTTAATTGTTATTAATAATAATAAACTTCGTGAAGTTTATGGAAATCTTGGTTTTAAAGCCGGTTTTTCTAAAGCAGATGAGGTATTATCTACTGCTTCTCGTGGTATTGCAGAAGTAATTACGCATCACTATAAGCAAAATATTGACTTGCATGATGCTAAAACGGTACTTTCTAACAGTGGAACTGCAATTATGGGTTCTGCAAAAGAAGAAGGGCAAACGAGAGCTAAAACGGCTATCGTTAAAGCTTTAGACTCCCCATTATTAAACGATAATAAAATTACAGGAGCAAAGAACGTGTTGTTGTTAATTGTATCGGGTACAAATGAAGTAACGTTAGATGAGATTGGAGAAATCAATGATCATATCCAAGATGAAGCAGGTTATGACGCTAACATTATTATGGGGATTGGTGAAGACGAAGAATTAGGAGATGCCATTGCTGTAACAATTGTTGCAACAGGTTTTGCTGCAGATCAGCAAAGTACCATTACCAATACAGAAGTTAAAAAAATTGTACACACTTTAGAAGACGAACAAAAAGCAACGTACGATTTTAGTGAAAAAACAGTTATAAAAGCACCATCATTAAACGAACCTTTAACAAATAATGTAGAGCAAAAAATTGTTCATACATTAGAGGAAGAGGTTGTAGAGCCAAAACCAAGCTTGGTTAGAACAACTAATGAAATAGCAAATATGTCTGTTGTTTATGATGAGATTCCATTAGAAACTATTTCTGAAGAAGATTTTGTTATTACAGATGTAACTCCGGTTCAAGAAAAACAAGTAACTGAAGAGCCTAAAGCAATGCAACCTAATTTGTTATTTGATTTGCCTTTAAATCCAAAAGCAGAAGTAAAGGATACAAAGGTAAATGAGATTGAGGTTTTTGAAGAGGAAGAAGTTGTTTTTGAGAGAAAAGAAGTAGAAAAACGTTATGTTTTAGAAGATTTTGATGCAAAGCCAACTATTGGTAAAAGTTCTGGAATTGTAGAGAGAAAAGTTGTTGAAGAAGAAATTAAGTTTGAATTAAAAACGAGAACTCCACAAGTAGAAATTAATCAAATAGATACGCAAAGTGAAGAGGTTTCTCCTTTAGATTTAACAATTACAGAATTGCAAAAGAGAGCCGAAGAACGACGCAAAAAAATGAAAGGTTTCAACTATAAGTTCAATGATCAAATGAACAAAAATATAGATGAAATTGAACGTCAACCTGCATATAAAAGATTAGGTGTTAATTTAGATATAAATAGTCCTATTAGTAATACAAAAACATCTATTAAGCAAGATGCAGATGAAATTGGTTTAAAATCGAACAATTCATTTTTACATGATAATGTAGATTAA
- a CDS encoding T9SS type A sorting domain-containing protein yields MIKQLHPSIARVLFFLVVILSMSISAQNEPFNCDYNAYLFQRNDIYALDLASGSSYLVREDITEGSVNAVGYNPADGYIWGSLSSPAKTIVRIGKNFNVETFYIDELPSSNRYVGDVSSEGIYYLKGGGTSFFKIDLNPESATYTKYVSTNTLSKNISVHDWAFNAVDGFLYTVEKNTNILYRVNAVTGEVIDLGEVPILAGLSYTYGAVYFDASGRFYVSANQTGTVYVIQSVQTLQPGSTLDSNLFAYGPSSSSNDGARCPTAPVPQEDCANGVDDDGDGLVDCDDPACSGVAACPILAPQVSSGNDGGLESNDRLSQQINQRNYLRKKGNYKFDKSKAKRVIKTKSYKKSASKSTNFELKDLIPLDVIPGTTTVESSPSDLIAITNATELYSVDYVKDGETVAVVLATKTENGVYEHTKFICDRLLGAELLSVSTIELFQEEIEEGEEGEEKEGVHFIKSIIKNSNGSKEFVLSFSGRLINDDVNFEIDSHWNIDKYEADATYYNFQIWTNSVDDLLTLGEEALALFEIQKPISDYVTSTPPPVFVKKGEYVNGTLELELINIRRSKSVVIDAGFKRTETSTTEYFNNTIDLTGNYIETLVIETGNIFDIGFRIENEYNLTPDDLFMSDGVWGKDDSPAGTTVNEFVITQNDNIYAGSGYRVERNISLKATTNSYVSAFRSFTPRSTAVDLSEFDTFELDASGTGDLEITILKEGIDAWENQFRTTIKLNETETHYAIPLAHFVSAAGGNINLTDAINITFTMSSDGTTVLEKEMNLKDIQFTQKSLGVNTDVIAENEAILMPNPMSYNAELSFYSETNATSKIEVYNVTGALVRKMEENTTIGNNSISMLREGLKSGIYFVQIRNDFRKYKTIKLVVN; encoded by the coding sequence ATGATAAAACAATTACATCCCTCAATTGCCAGAGTTTTATTCTTTTTAGTGGTTATTTTAAGCATGTCTATAAGTGCACAAAATGAACCCTTTAATTGTGATTATAATGCATACTTGTTTCAAAGAAATGATATTTATGCTTTAGATTTAGCTTCAGGAAGCTCTTATCTTGTAAGAGAAGATATTACAGAAGGGTCGGTTAACGCGGTAGGATATAATCCTGCGGATGGCTACATCTGGGGCTCATTAAGTTCTCCTGCAAAAACAATTGTAAGAATTGGTAAAAATTTTAATGTAGAAACGTTTTATATTGATGAGTTGCCGAGTTCTAATAGATATGTTGGAGATGTTAGTTCGGAAGGAATTTACTATTTAAAAGGTGGTGGAACCAGTTTTTTTAAAATAGATTTAAATCCAGAATCTGCTACTTACACAAAGTATGTAAGCACCAATACATTATCTAAAAATATTTCTGTACACGATTGGGCTTTTAATGCCGTAGATGGTTTTTTGTATACCGTAGAAAAAAACACCAACATATTGTATAGAGTAAATGCGGTTACAGGTGAAGTTATAGATTTAGGAGAAGTTCCTATTTTAGCAGGTTTAAGTTATACGTATGGAGCCGTTTATTTTGATGCATCAGGACGTTTTTATGTTTCTGCTAATCAAACAGGAACGGTGTATGTAATTCAAAGCGTACAAACATTACAACCAGGAAGTACTCTAGATTCTAACCTTTTTGCTTACGGACCTTCTAGTAGTTCTAATGATGGAGCAAGATGTCCTACAGCACCAGTACCGCAAGAAGATTGTGCAAATGGAGTTGATGATGATGGAGATGGTTTGGTAGATTGTGATGATCCGGCTTGTTCTGGGGTAGCAGCGTGTCCTATACTTGCTCCACAAGTTTCTAGTGGAAATGATGGCGGTTTAGAAAGTAACGATCGTCTTTCTCAGCAAATAAACCAAAGAAACTATTTAAGAAAAAAAGGAAACTATAAGTTTGATAAATCAAAGGCTAAAAGAGTTATAAAAACTAAGAGTTATAAAAAGTCTGCATCAAAAAGTACCAATTTTGAATTAAAAGATTTAATTCCTTTAGATGTTATTCCTGGAACTACAACTGTAGAGTCTTCTCCGTCAGATTTAATAGCAATAACCAACGCAACAGAATTGTATTCTGTAGATTATGTAAAAGATGGAGAAACAGTGGCAGTTGTTTTAGCGACAAAAACAGAAAACGGTGTATATGAGCACACTAAGTTTATTTGTGATCGATTATTAGGAGCAGAATTATTGTCTGTTTCTACTATAGAGTTGTTTCAAGAAGAGATTGAAGAAGGTGAAGAAGGAGAAGAAAAAGAAGGGGTGCATTTTATTAAATCAATTATAAAGAATAGCAACGGATCAAAAGAATTTGTTTTAAGTTTTTCTGGAAGATTGATTAATGATGATGTAAATTTTGAAATAGATAGTCATTGGAATATTGATAAATATGAAGCAGACGCTACTTACTATAACTTTCAAATCTGGACAAATAGTGTAGATGATTTGTTAACTTTAGGAGAAGAGGCTTTGGCTTTATTTGAAATACAAAAGCCTATTTCAGATTATGTTACATCAACACCACCACCTGTATTTGTTAAAAAAGGAGAATATGTAAACGGTACTTTAGAATTAGAGTTGATTAATATTAGAAGAAGTAAAAGTGTAGTTATAGATGCAGGTTTTAAAAGAACAGAAACTTCTACAACAGAATATTTTAATAATACAATCGATTTAACTGGTAATTATATTGAAACTCTAGTTATTGAAACTGGAAACATCTTTGACATCGGTTTTAGAATTGAAAATGAATATAATTTAACTCCAGATGATTTATTTATGTCGGATGGTGTTTGGGGAAAAGACGATTCTCCTGCAGGAACCACTGTTAACGAATTTGTAATTACCCAAAATGATAATATTTATGCTGGTAGTGGTTATAGAGTAGAAAGAAATATTTCTTTAAAAGCAACTACAAACTCGTATGTTTCTGCATTTAGATCGTTTACACCAAGAAGTACCGCTGTAGATTTATCTGAGTTTGATACGTTTGAGTTAGATGCAAGCGGAACAGGTGATTTAGAAATTACGATTTTAAAAGAAGGTATTGATGCGTGGGAAAATCAATTTAGAACCACTATAAAGTTAAATGAAACAGAAACGCATTATGCAATTCCTTTGGCGCATTTTGTTTCTGCAGCAGGCGGTAATATTAATTTAACAGATGCTATAAATATTACTTTTACAATGTCTTCTGATGGAACAACTGTTTTAGAGAAAGAAATGAACTTAAAAGACATACAGTTTACACAAAAATCACTTGGAGTAAATACAGATGTTATTGCAGAAAATGAAGCGATATTAATGCCAAATCCAATGAGTTATAATGCCGAATTAAGTTTTTATTCAGAAACAAATGCAACCTCAAAAATTGAAGTATATAATGTAACAGGTGCTTTGGTTAGAAAAATGGAAGAAAATACTACGATAGGAAATAATAGTATATCTATGTTAAGAGAAGGATTAAAATCGGGTATTTATTTTGTGCAAATTAGAAATGATTTTAGAAAGTATAAAACAATTAAATTAGTTGTAAATTAA